In Actinoplanes derwentensis, the following proteins share a genomic window:
- a CDS encoding ABC transporter permease, with product MPFLGSWRTALRVARREMTRTKGRSALVIAMIAVPVCGLGYTAASYDMFTLTGQEKATRILGQADAIVWPLMPDPIVQDAPGDNWRLAENEEQSAPFSALTEQQVLALLPDGTRVVPIHQTSLDLLTATGGLVDAEISELDLTDPIHRGAAEIVDGRAPAAPGEVAMSRAARERFGDTVRTPDGSRTWTRVGTVEVPADLGEVLMVGPGGLPESSGMPSWLADTPDPVLWSDVRELNRSGIMVTSRAVLLDPPDPVEVPLQSFDSAALSLVPVVVGLAILEIVLLAGPAFAVGARRRQRSLALVAANGGTRSHLRRIVLADGVLLGLAGAAIGLVFAVILAVLARPFAEELLVGARAGGYRFDPPTLAGIVVLAMVTGLLAASVPAFTAARADVVTALTGRRGVIRSRRRWVVTGLALAAGGVAITVTGVRRVDVRMIVAGLAVVQIGLVLCTPALVGLVAKLGGLLPPAPRIALRDTARNRASSAPAVAAVMAAVAGTVTIGVYLTSADDKARQDYQQLLPMGYVAANYGLGSDSYTARTPELVRAALGEALPGAALTEISATVCRYDRTSTGCQLVPVRTAAQTCPGEENPPATPAEVDAMAADPRCAGSHISQGLAYSLFLSMVGDRDTVAALTGASGSVLDEAAAVLDRGGVVVKDPYLIDDGMVTIAVSDPEQTTSRTFTAPGFLLDDAVYPGGPVMSRAAAEKAGFDVAAIGLVAATTAPPSTGTIDGLNAALSAAGSRSPVVEAGPTVEEGPMLYLLAAASALITLGAAAVATGLAAADGRADLSTLAAVGASPGIRRLLSISQSGVIAGLGSLLGILAGVGSGFAVLTATNLSRTTEWPAPTPYPLSVPWLNLLLILMVPLVAMLGAGLLTRARLPIERRRPT from the coding sequence ATGCCGTTTCTCGGTTCGTGGCGGACGGCGCTGCGTGTCGCCCGGCGCGAGATGACCCGTACCAAAGGTCGGTCTGCCCTGGTCATCGCCATGATCGCGGTGCCGGTGTGCGGGCTCGGCTACACCGCCGCCTCCTACGACATGTTCACCCTGACGGGCCAGGAGAAGGCCACCCGGATCCTGGGGCAGGCCGACGCGATCGTGTGGCCGCTGATGCCCGACCCGATCGTGCAGGACGCGCCCGGTGACAACTGGCGGCTGGCGGAGAACGAGGAGCAATCCGCGCCCTTCTCCGCCCTGACCGAGCAGCAGGTGCTGGCCCTGCTCCCGGACGGGACCAGGGTCGTGCCGATCCACCAGACCTCCCTCGATCTGCTGACCGCGACCGGTGGCCTGGTCGACGCCGAGATCTCCGAGTTGGACCTGACCGACCCGATCCATCGGGGCGCGGCCGAAATCGTGGACGGCCGGGCACCCGCGGCACCGGGCGAGGTGGCGATGTCGCGGGCTGCGCGGGAACGGTTCGGCGACACCGTCCGCACCCCGGACGGCAGCCGCACCTGGACTCGCGTCGGCACCGTGGAGGTCCCGGCGGACCTGGGCGAAGTGCTGATGGTCGGCCCTGGAGGCTTGCCCGAGTCGTCGGGAATGCCATCCTGGCTGGCCGACACCCCGGACCCGGTCCTCTGGTCCGACGTACGGGAACTCAACCGTTCCGGAATCATGGTCACCTCGCGGGCCGTACTGCTCGATCCGCCTGACCCGGTCGAGGTGCCCCTCCAGTCGTTCGATTCGGCGGCGCTGTCCCTCGTACCCGTGGTGGTCGGTCTGGCGATTCTGGAGATCGTGCTGCTGGCCGGTCCGGCCTTCGCCGTCGGCGCGCGGCGGCGGCAGCGCTCGCTCGCACTGGTCGCCGCCAACGGCGGTACCCGGTCCCACCTGCGGCGCATCGTGCTCGCCGACGGTGTCCTGCTCGGTCTGGCCGGCGCGGCCATCGGACTGGTGTTCGCCGTGATCCTCGCCGTTCTGGCCCGTCCGTTCGCCGAGGAACTACTGGTAGGGGCGCGGGCCGGGGGCTACCGGTTCGATCCGCCGACGCTCGCCGGCATCGTCGTCCTGGCGATGGTCACCGGGCTGCTGGCGGCGTCCGTCCCGGCGTTCACCGCCGCCCGCGCCGACGTGGTGACCGCGCTGACCGGCCGCCGTGGGGTGATCCGGTCCCGGCGCCGCTGGGTGGTGACCGGCCTGGCGCTGGCCGCGGGTGGCGTCGCGATCACCGTCACCGGAGTGCGGCGGGTGGACGTACGGATGATCGTCGCAGGGCTGGCCGTCGTCCAGATCGGCCTGGTGCTGTGCACGCCCGCCCTGGTCGGGCTGGTCGCGAAACTCGGCGGGCTGCTGCCGCCGGCACCCCGGATCGCGCTGCGCGACACCGCCCGCAACCGTGCCTCGTCGGCTCCGGCGGTCGCCGCGGTGATGGCCGCCGTCGCCGGAACCGTCACCATCGGCGTCTACCTGACCAGCGCCGACGACAAGGCTCGACAGGACTACCAGCAACTGTTGCCGATGGGCTATGTCGCCGCCAACTACGGGCTCGGCAGTGACAGTTACACCGCCCGGACCCCGGAGCTGGTCCGGGCTGCCCTTGGCGAGGCGCTGCCCGGCGCGGCTCTGACCGAGATCTCCGCGACGGTCTGCCGCTACGACCGCACCTCCACCGGCTGCCAGCTCGTCCCGGTCCGCACCGCCGCGCAGACCTGCCCCGGCGAGGAGAATCCCCCGGCCACCCCGGCCGAGGTCGACGCGATGGCCGCGGATCCGCGGTGCGCCGGATCCCACATCAGTCAGGGTCTCGCCTATTCGCTCTTCCTCTCGATGGTCGGTGACCGGGACACCGTCGCCGCGCTGACCGGTGCGTCCGGCTCTGTCCTGGACGAGGCCGCGGCCGTGTTGGACCGCGGTGGCGTGGTGGTCAAGGACCCGTACCTGATCGACGACGGGATGGTCACCATCGCCGTCAGCGATCCGGAACAGACCACGTCACGGACCTTCACCGCCCCCGGCTTCCTGCTCGACGACGCCGTCTATCCCGGCGGTCCCGTCATGTCGCGGGCAGCGGCCGAGAAGGCCGGTTTCGACGTGGCGGCGATCGGGCTGGTCGCCGCGACCACCGCCCCGCCATCGACCGGAACCATCGACGGCCTGAACGCGGCCCTGTCCGCCGCGGGCAGCCGCAGCCCGGTGGTGGAGGCCGGCCCGACCGTTGAGGAAGGCCCGATGCTGTACCTGCTCGCTGCCGCGTCCGCCCTGATCACCCTGGGTGCGGCCGCTGTGGCGACCGGGCTGGCGGCGGCCGACGGCCGGGCCGACCTGTCGACGCTCGCCGCGGTCGGGGCATCACCCGGGATCCGGCGGTTGTTGTCGATCAGCCAGTCGGGGGTGATCGCCGGCTTGGGGTCGTTGCTGGGCATCCTGGCCGGTGTCGGTTCGGGATTCGCGGTTCTGACGGCGACTAACCTGAGCCGCACGACCGAGTGGCCGGCCCCGACCCCGTACCCGCTGTCCGTACCGTGGCTGAATCTGCTCTTGATCTTGATGGTTCCGCTGGTGGCGATGCTCGGCGCGGGTCTGCTGACCCGGGCCCGCCTCCCGATCGAACGGCGTCGCCCTACTTGA
- a CDS encoding Ig-like domain-containing protein, with the protein MRAILVPGVLAGVILSTVASPVQAAQIPWWDAISAPGEYSTVHGVTPVTFAADPDLAAVQLDGGPVTALDGDGPWTTTVDLSRRPSGSQSFTVWLTYRDGSRAVVSWTVVVDNDRPVIQDGTKQLLFNSDVSFEPTVSDTSDRVRVDLLVDGKVEASDPYAPYYLPLAVYGRRNGSHRLTLRATDPFGQSSEINRTVVVDTIGPSVTGLTPAHRSFVRGTFTVKATKVSDAYGVAYAELYVDGKFKGRDTTAPYGVKVTTKDASWYRWNVVDKAGNITSIERHIFVDTQAPTIRKLKAPKNKARVYGKVTVTLQPEDDFGTVPRAELLVNGKVVAKATKFPYRLTVDTRRQKKTMKVQIRVYDKAGNTTTTKTRIWKRR; encoded by the coding sequence ATGCGTGCAATCCTGGTGCCCGGCGTCCTGGCCGGTGTCATTCTCTCTACCGTCGCCTCTCCTGTTCAAGCTGCTCAGATTCCCTGGTGGGATGCCATCAGCGCACCAGGCGAGTACAGCACTGTGCACGGTGTCACCCCGGTCACGTTCGCCGCGGATCCGGACCTGGCGGCGGTGCAGCTCGACGGTGGACCGGTGACGGCCCTCGACGGTGACGGACCGTGGACGACGACCGTCGATCTGTCACGGCGGCCGTCCGGGTCGCAGAGTTTCACTGTCTGGTTGACCTATCGCGACGGTAGTCGCGCGGTGGTTTCCTGGACCGTCGTCGTCGACAACGACCGTCCGGTCATTCAGGACGGAACGAAGCAGCTGCTTTTCAACAGCGACGTCTCCTTCGAACCGACGGTCAGCGACACCAGTGACCGGGTCCGTGTCGACCTGCTGGTCGACGGGAAGGTCGAGGCTTCGGATCCGTACGCTCCGTACTATCTGCCTCTCGCCGTCTACGGGCGGCGCAACGGCAGTCACCGGCTCACGCTGCGGGCCACCGACCCGTTCGGCCAGAGCAGCGAGATCAACCGTACGGTCGTGGTCGACACGATCGGACCTTCGGTGACCGGGCTGACGCCGGCTCACCGGTCGTTCGTGCGTGGCACCTTCACCGTCAAGGCCACCAAGGTCAGCGATGCCTACGGAGTGGCGTACGCCGAGCTTTACGTCGACGGAAAGTTCAAAGGCCGGGACACCACCGCGCCGTACGGCGTGAAGGTCACCACCAAGGACGCGTCCTGGTACCGGTGGAACGTCGTCGACAAGGCCGGCAACATCACCAGCATCGAACGCCACATCTTCGTCGACACTCAGGCCCCCACGATCCGGAAGCTCAAGGCGCCGAAGAACAAGGCCCGCGTCTATGGCAAAGTGACCGTCACCCTGCAGCCCGAAGACGACTTCGGCACGGTGCCCCGTGCTGAGTTGCTGGTCAACGGCAAAGTCGTGGCCAAGGCGACGAAGTTCCCCTACCGCCTGACCGTCGACACGCGCCGCCAGAAGAAGACGATGAAGGTGCAGATCCGCGTCTACGACAAGGCCGGCAACACCACGACGACCAAGACCCGCATCTGGAAACGACGCTGA
- a CDS encoding cytochrome P450, translating to MVLEYPFTPPTAVDPPSEWQELRATCPVAHVRTASGGEALLLTRYDDVRTTITDRRFVRNTPAGGGTMGGFLADDAAHLRWRRLLTRSFTARRMTALEPGITRIAHELTDEMIKSGSPADLRTMLGFPLPVYVICDLLGVPATDRERFAHWSDRFLNLTRFPAEEVQQSGRELWDYMRAHVRGKRSAPGDDLLSELVTVVDSEDGRLSEEELIFTGQALLVAGHETTANMIGKMLAMLLARRERWEQLLADPNLVPTAVEEVLRFDANLGFGTHRLVTEQVEIAGTVVEPGTTVLSSMPSANRDERVFTEPDEMDLTRSPNPHLTFGAGYHACLGQSLARVELRTVLSVLLDRLPTLALAVPVDELRRREGLLVGGLEEVPVSWS from the coding sequence ATGGTTCTCGAGTACCCGTTCACGCCCCCGACCGCGGTCGACCCGCCCTCGGAGTGGCAGGAACTACGTGCGACGTGCCCGGTGGCACACGTCCGGACCGCCTCCGGCGGCGAGGCGTTACTGCTGACCAGGTACGACGACGTGCGCACCACGATCACCGACCGCCGCTTCGTGCGGAACACCCCCGCGGGCGGCGGCACGATGGGCGGCTTCCTCGCCGACGACGCCGCCCATCTGCGCTGGCGGCGGCTGCTGACCCGGTCGTTCACCGCCCGGCGGATGACGGCGCTGGAGCCCGGCATCACCCGGATCGCGCACGAGCTGACCGACGAGATGATCAAAAGCGGGTCTCCGGCCGATCTGCGTACGATGCTCGGCTTCCCGCTTCCGGTCTACGTCATCTGTGACCTGCTCGGGGTGCCGGCCACCGACCGGGAACGATTCGCCCACTGGTCGGACCGTTTCCTCAACCTGACCCGGTTCCCCGCCGAAGAGGTGCAGCAGTCCGGCCGCGAGCTGTGGGACTACATGCGCGCCCACGTACGAGGCAAGCGGTCCGCCCCTGGCGACGATCTGCTCTCCGAGCTGGTCACGGTCGTGGACAGCGAGGACGGCCGGCTGTCCGAGGAAGAGCTGATCTTCACCGGCCAGGCGCTGCTGGTGGCCGGCCACGAGACCACCGCCAACATGATCGGCAAGATGCTCGCGATGCTGCTGGCCCGCCGCGAACGCTGGGAACAGCTGCTCGCCGACCCGAACCTGGTGCCGACCGCCGTCGAGGAGGTGCTGCGCTTCGACGCGAACCTCGGGTTCGGCACCCACCGCCTGGTCACCGAACAGGTCGAGATCGCCGGCACGGTGGTCGAACCCGGCACCACGGTGTTGTCCTCGATGCCCTCCGCCAACCGGGACGAGCGAGTCTTCACCGAACCCGACGAGATGGACCTGACCCGCTCCCCCAACCCGCACCTGACGTTCGGCGCCGGCTACCACGCCTGCCTCGGCCAGTCCCTGGCCCGGGTGGAGTTGCGCACCGTGCTGTCGGTGCTGCTGGACCGTCTGCCCACCCTGGCCCTGGCGGTCCCGGTCGACGAACTGCGCCGCCGCGAGGGGCTGCTGGTCGGCGGCTTGGAGGAGGTCCCGGTCAGCTGGTCGTGA
- a CDS encoding SEC-C domain-containing protein, with translation MPTKTDLTSADLSGIRQSALGAADPLGVAAELAAAADAGHLADPQDAGYALALAAEIAESRSKLDAALRYADQAVTAYGTRDDSPASSAQALRARILFRSGRADDALAALEPLRPALTKYSDAAAYVGAALAAGGKNRVAEQWLTEAVRAVLDERAAAGQSTDPVSADDAGLLFFLLQQRHRTRHTLGLSHDTYDNLADRLETRLARTPPAGADDDLLFWPEAEFATVVTRWPALTGTYGATWDEHRARLEQRLTRQGGTPSLLPGVADDLARFAGIGGTADANARNGYARSLAAGTGLIAWPPARNDACWCGSGAKYKKCCLPRSR, from the coding sequence GTGCCCACCAAAACAGACCTGACCAGTGCAGACCTCAGCGGGATCCGGCAGTCCGCCCTGGGTGCGGCCGATCCGCTGGGCGTGGCCGCCGAACTGGCCGCCGCGGCCGACGCCGGACACCTCGCCGACCCGCAGGACGCCGGATACGCTCTCGCTCTCGCCGCCGAGATCGCCGAGAGCCGGTCGAAACTCGACGCCGCGCTGCGCTACGCCGACCAGGCAGTCACCGCCTACGGCACGCGCGACGACAGCCCGGCCTCCTCGGCCCAGGCGCTGCGGGCCCGGATCCTGTTCCGGTCCGGCCGCGCCGACGACGCGCTGGCCGCGCTCGAGCCGCTGCGCCCGGCCCTGACGAAGTATTCGGACGCCGCCGCTTACGTCGGTGCCGCCCTCGCGGCCGGAGGAAAGAACCGGGTCGCCGAACAGTGGCTGACCGAAGCGGTCCGGGCCGTCCTCGACGAGCGCGCCGCCGCCGGCCAGAGCACCGACCCGGTCAGCGCCGACGACGCCGGACTGCTGTTCTTCCTGCTCCAGCAGCGGCACCGCACCCGGCACACCCTGGGCCTGTCGCACGACACCTACGACAACCTGGCGGACCGCCTCGAGACGCGGCTGGCCCGGACCCCGCCCGCCGGTGCGGACGACGACCTGCTCTTCTGGCCGGAGGCCGAGTTCGCCACGGTGGTCACCCGCTGGCCGGCGCTGACCGGGACCTACGGCGCGACCTGGGACGAGCACCGTGCCCGGCTGGAGCAGCGGCTCACCCGCCAGGGCGGCACCCCGTCCCTGCTGCCCGGCGTGGCCGACGACCTGGCCCGGTTCGCCGGTATCGGCGGTACTGCCGACGCGAACGCCCGCAACGGTTACGCCCGCAGCCTGGCCGCCGGCACCGGTCTGATCGCCTGGCCGCCGGCCCGCAACGACGCCTGCTGGTGCGGTTCCGGCGCCAAGTACAAGAAGTGCTGCTTGCCCCGCTCCCGGTGA
- a CDS encoding EAL domain-containing protein — translation MLASTGLPPSALWLEITEPGVMEDLETALETLNELHRIGVVMAVDDFGTGYSSLSYLNRLPVGIVELDRSFVSDVGQHGTNESIVRAVLAMAGALGLRVVAEGAETELQRDWLR, via the coding sequence GTGCTCGCGAGCACGGGGCTGCCGCCGTCCGCGCTGTGGCTGGAGATCACCGAGCCGGGCGTGATGGAGGACCTCGAGACCGCTCTGGAGACCCTGAACGAACTGCACCGGATCGGCGTCGTGATGGCCGTCGACGACTTCGGCACCGGCTATTCGTCGCTGAGTTACCTCAACCGGCTGCCGGTCGGCATCGTCGAGCTCGACCGTTCGTTCGTCTCCGACGTCGGACAGCACGGGACCAACGAATCGATCGTACGGGCGGTGCTGGCGATGGCGGGCGCCCTCGGCCTGCGGGTGGTTGCCGAGGGGGCGGAGACCGAACTGCAGCGCGACTGGCTGCGGTAA
- a CDS encoding alpha/beta hydrolase, which translates to MGKRWILVASLVTPVVLAVAAVYAWPLGEERLQATAPVVLDFAAATAQAERVAAADVADPRVLPQCRTIVRTHGARAARAVLLLHGYTDCTKQMDGLADHLFEQGYNVYAPRAPRHGFVLGEADPGLSATELVEYADQSMNIAAGLGEESGVIGISGGGVLATWLAEHRPDTVARLLVLSPFYRPSASQAPSLAIKPLTVLFGHRLLPDRTVSGTGQTLSGLAQYLRITGNIDDEAVNERLRTVAVVVSDGDDQIDREVAVRMPARLAEANGVTLGEQVLDASIGHDVVEATAPGVAGRTGELYAAYQSLYEN; encoded by the coding sequence ATGGGTAAGCGATGGATTCTGGTGGCGTCACTGGTGACGCCGGTCGTTCTGGCGGTGGCCGCGGTCTACGCGTGGCCGCTGGGGGAGGAGCGGCTGCAGGCGACCGCCCCGGTGGTGCTGGACTTCGCGGCGGCCACCGCCCAGGCTGAGCGGGTGGCCGCCGCGGACGTCGCGGATCCGCGGGTGCTGCCGCAGTGCCGGACGATCGTGCGGACCCACGGTGCCCGCGCGGCCCGGGCGGTTCTGCTCCTGCACGGCTACACCGACTGCACGAAGCAGATGGACGGTCTCGCCGACCACCTGTTCGAACAGGGCTACAACGTGTACGCCCCACGCGCGCCGCGGCACGGATTCGTGCTGGGCGAAGCCGATCCGGGGCTGTCCGCGACCGAACTCGTCGAGTACGCCGACCAGTCGATGAACATCGCGGCCGGCCTGGGTGAGGAGTCCGGGGTGATCGGCATCTCCGGCGGTGGGGTGCTGGCGACCTGGCTCGCGGAGCACCGCCCGGACACGGTCGCCCGGCTGCTGGTGTTGTCGCCGTTCTACCGGCCGTCGGCGAGCCAGGCCCCGTCCTTGGCGATCAAGCCGCTCACGGTGCTGTTCGGGCACCGGCTGCTCCCGGACCGGACCGTGTCCGGCACCGGGCAGACGTTGTCCGGCCTGGCCCAGTACCTCCGGATCACCGGGAACATCGACGACGAAGCGGTCAACGAGAGGCTGCGCACGGTCGCGGTGGTGGTGTCCGACGGCGACGACCAGATCGACCGCGAGGTCGCCGTGCGCATGCCCGCCCGGCTGGCCGAGGCCAACGGGGTCACCCTCGGTGAACAGGTGCTGGACGCCAGCATCGGGCACGACGTGGTGGAGGCCACCGCACCGGGGGTAGCCGGCCGGACCGGTGAGCTGTACGCCGCGTACCAGAGCCTTTACGAAAACTGA
- a CDS encoding alpha/beta fold hydrolase, with protein MPVVLIHGVPDTHRLWAGVLRHLRRTDVLAWDLPGFGSPRPDNFTSTKEEYVRWLTERIEALGEPVDLVGHGWGCMLTARVASLRPDLVRTWAGGNGPISARYDWHTVAKIWQDPIVGDQFMATLDEAAFAGTLHDGFDVPADLAREAVARMDPVMRDSILRLYRSAVTVGADWEPGLAGLTSPALVFWGTRDPAVPAEFGRELGELTRATRVAELDCNHWTVLERPAEVAALLTEHFQFS; from the coding sequence ATGCCCGTCGTTCTGATTCACGGCGTCCCCGACACACACCGGCTGTGGGCCGGAGTTCTGCGGCACCTGCGCCGCACCGACGTCCTGGCCTGGGACCTGCCCGGCTTCGGCTCGCCGAGACCCGACAACTTCACGAGCACCAAGGAGGAGTACGTACGGTGGCTCACCGAACGCATCGAAGCGCTCGGCGAACCGGTCGACCTGGTCGGGCACGGCTGGGGTTGCATGCTCACCGCCCGGGTCGCGTCGCTGCGGCCGGATCTGGTCCGGACCTGGGCCGGCGGCAACGGCCCGATCAGCGCCCGCTACGACTGGCACACCGTCGCGAAGATCTGGCAGGATCCGATCGTCGGCGACCAGTTCATGGCCACGCTCGACGAGGCCGCGTTCGCCGGGACGCTGCACGACGGCTTCGACGTCCCGGCGGACCTCGCCCGCGAGGCGGTCGCCCGGATGGACCCGGTGATGCGCGACAGCATCCTGCGCCTGTACCGGTCCGCGGTCACCGTCGGCGCCGACTGGGAACCGGGGCTGGCCGGTCTGACCAGTCCCGCCCTGGTCTTCTGGGGCACCCGCGACCCGGCGGTACCGGCCGAGTTCGGCCGGGAACTCGGTGAACTGACCCGCGCCACCCGGGTCGCCGAACTCGACTGCAACCACTGGACCGTCCTGGAACGCCCGGCCGAGGTGGCCGCCCTGCTGACGGAACACTTTCAGTTTTCGTAA
- a CDS encoding ABC transporter ATP-binding protein, with protein MIEVHQLTKSYGPVKAVEDVSFRLEAGVVNGFVGPNGAGKSTTMRMMVGLDRPTSGHCLIGGRPYTALDAPLRQVGALLDPEAIHPGRSGRNHLRVLARTHGISARRADEVLEMVGLTSAADRRIRGYSLGMRQRLGLAAALLGDPAALLLDEPANGLDPDGIIWIRTLLRSLAREGRAVLVSSHLMGELAQTADRLIVLGHGRVLADATVAELVSRNATRVVQVRTDRPDELEKLVRGRDSAVARRPDGGLEITGMAADDVAVLAHRDGILLYEITTVPASLEDAYLSLTSGFTGGTR; from the coding sequence GTGATTGAAGTTCATCAACTGACCAAGTCGTACGGGCCGGTCAAGGCCGTCGAAGACGTGTCGTTCCGGCTGGAGGCCGGGGTCGTCAACGGCTTCGTCGGCCCCAACGGCGCCGGCAAGTCCACCACCATGCGGATGATGGTCGGGCTGGACCGGCCCACCTCCGGGCACTGCCTGATCGGCGGCCGCCCCTACACCGCCCTCGACGCCCCGCTGCGGCAGGTCGGCGCCCTGCTCGACCCGGAGGCGATCCATCCCGGTCGCAGCGGCCGTAACCACTTGCGGGTCCTGGCCCGCACCCACGGCATCAGCGCCCGCCGCGCCGACGAGGTCCTGGAGATGGTCGGCCTCACCAGTGCCGCCGACCGCCGGATCCGCGGCTACTCGCTCGGCATGCGGCAGCGTCTCGGCCTGGCCGCCGCCTTGCTCGGCGACCCGGCGGCGCTGCTGCTCGACGAACCCGCCAACGGCCTCGACCCGGACGGCATCATCTGGATCCGGACGCTGCTGCGTTCGCTCGCCCGCGAGGGCCGGGCGGTCCTGGTGTCCAGCCACCTGATGGGCGAACTGGCCCAGACCGCCGACCGCCTGATCGTTCTCGGCCATGGCCGGGTGCTCGCCGACGCCACCGTCGCCGAGTTGGTGTCCCGCAACGCGACACGTGTCGTGCAGGTGCGCACCGACCGCCCCGACGAGCTGGAGAAGCTCGTCCGGGGCCGGGACTCCGCGGTGGCCCGCCGCCCCGACGGCGGCCTGGAGATCACCGGGATGGCCGCCGACGACGTGGCCGTGCTGGCCCACCGCGACGGGATCCTGCTGTACGAGATCACCACTGTCCCGGCCTCGCTGGAGGACGCCTATCTGAGCTTGACCAGCGGTTTCACTGGAGGAACCCGATGA
- a CDS encoding ABC transporter permease subunit — translation MNLFAAEWLKIRTLRSFWICSVLGMVLGVAGAVLQGLAFSDPDLAKGVTARDALTDVLGSGSAVLQIAIVVLSVLVLSSEYSGGAIRVTFVATPWRLRVMAAKALVVTAIATVLASLSLTLGYAAAVPFLHQGDVAGTSLGIMLSLLGVEIGYCVLVALFAFAVTLAVRNTAAAVTITLGVVLLSTVVLTLLDLMLRTDLTSVSFSVVASGVLTDPLSRALPAVVAWLAVPAVLGGLALTRRDA, via the coding sequence ATGAACCTGTTCGCTGCCGAGTGGCTGAAGATCCGTACCCTCCGCTCGTTCTGGATCTGCTCGGTCCTCGGGATGGTCCTCGGTGTCGCCGGGGCCGTGTTGCAGGGGCTGGCCTTCTCCGACCCCGACCTCGCCAAGGGCGTGACCGCCCGTGATGCCCTGACCGACGTGCTCGGGTCCGGCTCGGCGGTGCTGCAGATCGCGATCGTGGTGCTGTCGGTGCTGGTGCTCAGTTCCGAGTACAGCGGCGGCGCCATCCGGGTGACCTTCGTGGCCACTCCCTGGCGGCTGCGCGTGATGGCCGCGAAAGCCCTGGTCGTCACGGCCATCGCGACCGTTTTGGCCAGCCTTTCCCTGACCCTGGGGTACGCCGCCGCCGTCCCGTTCCTGCACCAGGGCGACGTGGCCGGAACATCGTTGGGCATAATGCTGAGCCTGCTCGGTGTGGAGATCGGATACTGCGTGCTGGTGGCCCTGTTCGCGTTCGCGGTGACGCTCGCCGTCCGTAACACGGCCGCCGCCGTCACCATCACCCTCGGCGTGGTCCTGCTGTCGACAGTGGTGCTGACCCTGCTCGACCTGATGCTGCGCACCGACCTGACCAGCGTGTCGTTCTCGGTCGTCGCCTCCGGAGTGCTGACTGACCCGCTGTCCCGAGCCCTGCCGGCCGTCGTCGCGTGGCTGGCGGTCCCCGCGGTGCTCGGCGGCCTGGCCCTGACCCGCCGGGACGCCTGA
- a CDS encoding sensor histidine kinase, translating into MPIGRLRVPRDQWGTSIIVVLCLIVGLYSNLVRWGPSNAEWLQLGLNTAVALSLIWRRTHPWWVLAVVVAGDTLSEDTQMLAMAVVTYSLAVYRPLATAIIGVVAALTVIGFEAHHRDSEYGVESFASFYLILTVVPLLVGANVAARRRYVGELVDRAARLAREKEQEGELAAARERARIAHDMHDIVAHNLTIMVRLADGALAVADSDPQRSRRAVERSANLGREAMKDMRRLLGVLRDGSTDTPGDLESLVETFRIAGLPVILRRRGTDSISPGLRLVVFRSVQESLTNALRYAENPTEVLVDVDYTADPIRVEVTDDGRGTVPAPSIGSEQGLKALRERAALYHGSVESGPRHPGWSVRVSLPNPAEGTDE; encoded by the coding sequence GTGCCGATCGGACGCCTGCGGGTACCGCGCGACCAGTGGGGTACCAGCATCATCGTGGTGTTGTGCCTGATCGTGGGGCTCTACTCCAACCTGGTGCGGTGGGGTCCGAGTAATGCCGAGTGGCTTCAACTGGGCCTGAACACGGCCGTGGCCCTGTCGCTGATCTGGCGCCGCACCCACCCGTGGTGGGTGCTGGCGGTGGTGGTCGCCGGGGACACCCTGTCCGAGGACACTCAGATGCTGGCCATGGCGGTGGTGACGTACTCGCTCGCGGTCTACCGCCCGCTGGCCACCGCGATCATCGGCGTCGTCGCCGCGTTGACCGTGATCGGGTTCGAGGCGCACCACCGGGACAGCGAGTACGGCGTGGAGAGTTTCGCCAGCTTCTACCTGATCCTCACGGTGGTTCCGCTGCTGGTCGGGGCGAACGTGGCCGCCCGCCGCCGCTACGTGGGGGAACTGGTCGACCGGGCCGCCCGCCTGGCCCGGGAGAAGGAGCAGGAGGGTGAGCTGGCGGCGGCCCGGGAACGCGCCCGGATCGCCCACGACATGCACGACATCGTCGCCCACAACCTGACCATCATGGTCCGCCTCGCCGACGGGGCTCTGGCGGTCGCCGACTCCGATCCGCAACGGTCACGGAGAGCCGTGGAGCGGTCGGCGAACCTGGGTCGCGAGGCGATGAAGGACATGCGCCGCCTGTTGGGGGTGCTCCGCGACGGCAGCACTGACACACCCGGTGACCTGGAGAGCCTGGTGGAGACGTTCCGGATCGCCGGTCTGCCGGTGATCCTGCGCCGTCGCGGCACCGACTCGATCTCGCCCGGCCTGCGACTGGTGGTGTTCCGCAGCGTGCAGGAGTCACTGACGAACGCGCTGCGGTACGCCGAGAACCCCACCGAGGTCCTGGTCGATGTGGACTACACCGCCGACCCGATCCGCGTCGAGGTCACCGACGACGGCCGGGGCACCGTCCCGGCGCCGTCGATCGGCAGTGAACAGGGCCTGAAAGCTCTCCGCGAGCGGGCCGCCCTCTACCATGGCTCGGTCGAGTCCGGCCCCCGGCATCCCGGCTGGTCCGTCCGTGTCAGCCTGCCCAACCCCGCCGAAGGAACCGATGAGTGA